Proteins encoded together in one Bradyrhizobium sp. CB82 window:
- a CDS encoding nucleoside deaminase, with protein sequence MAIESYHYDLMLEAIKEAEASIAQGGLPIGAVLTRDKNIIARGHNNRVQEKNVILHGEMSCLRDAGVISFHDTVMYTTLSPCSMCAGALGLFKVSLVVIGESVTFPGSKDILDKFGIPWIDLADDRSIAMMKTWRSNPANERLWQGDIGN encoded by the coding sequence GTGGCGATCGAATCCTATCACTACGATCTCATGCTGGAGGCGATCAAAGAGGCCGAGGCCTCCATCGCGCAAGGCGGCCTACCGATCGGCGCCGTGCTGACGCGCGACAAGAACATCATCGCCCGCGGCCACAACAACCGCGTGCAGGAGAAGAACGTCATCCTGCACGGCGAGATGAGCTGCCTGCGCGATGCCGGAGTGATCTCGTTCCACGACACCGTCATGTACACCACGCTGTCGCCATGTTCGATGTGTGCGGGCGCGCTCGGACTGTTCAAGGTCTCGCTGGTGGTGATCGGCGAGTCCGTCACCTTCCCGGGCTCCAAGGACATTCTCGACAAGTTCGGTATCCCCTGGATCGATCTTGCCGACGACCGCTCCATCGCCATGATGAAGACGTGGCGTTCCAATCCCGCCAATGAGCGCCTGTGGCAGGGCGACATCGGCAACTAA
- a CDS encoding DUF5076 domain-containing protein, whose protein sequence is MAGPKEQPLPPDVIGREDAIEILRVFVLDGGLSMAFQRAFEEPDMWGLLLVDLARHAARAYARESEMSEEEALGRILDMFEAEIERPTDLGTTTPRGQKGH, encoded by the coding sequence ATGGCAGGGCCCAAGGAACAGCCGCTTCCGCCTGACGTGATTGGACGCGAGGACGCGATCGAGATTCTGCGCGTGTTCGTGCTCGATGGCGGGCTGTCGATGGCGTTCCAGCGTGCCTTTGAGGAGCCCGACATGTGGGGCCTCCTGCTCGTCGATCTCGCCCGCCACGCCGCGCGCGCCTATGCGCGCGAGAGCGAGATGAGCGAGGAGGAGGCGCTGGGCCGAATCCTCGATATGTTCGAGGCCGAGATCGAGCGTCCGACCGACCTCGGCACCACGACGCCGCGCGGGCAGAAGGGGCACTGA
- a CDS encoding pyruvate dehydrogenase complex E1 component subunit beta — translation MPIQVLMPALSPTMEKGNLAKWLKKEGETIKSGDVIAEIETDKATMEVEATDEGTLGKILIPEGTADVAVNTPIATILADGESAADLAKAPAPAKPAAEAAPVAKAEAPAPKPAAPSAPQAVAEPDPEVPAGTEMVTQTIREALRDAMAEEMRRDADVFVMGEEVAEYQGAYKVTQGLLQEFGARRVIDTPITEHGFAGIGIGAAMAGLKPIVEFMTFNFAMQAMDQIINSAAKTLYMSGGQMGCSIVFRGPNGAAARVAAQHSQDYSAWYSHIPGLKVIAPYSAADAKGLLKAAIRDPNPVIFLENEVLYGHTGEVPKLADYVIPIGKARIVRSGSHVSIISWSNGMTYALKAADELAKDGIEAEVIDLRTLRPMDTETIINSVKKTGRAVTVEEGWAQSGVGAEIAARIMEHAFDYLDAPVTRVSGKDVPMPYAANLEKLALPSAAEVVEAAKAVCYR, via the coding sequence ATGCCAATTCAAGTGCTGATGCCCGCGCTGTCGCCCACGATGGAAAAGGGCAACCTCGCCAAATGGCTGAAAAAAGAGGGCGAGACGATCAAGTCGGGCGACGTGATCGCCGAGATCGAGACCGACAAGGCGACCATGGAGGTCGAGGCGACCGATGAAGGCACGCTCGGCAAGATCCTGATCCCCGAAGGCACCGCCGACGTAGCCGTGAACACGCCGATCGCGACGATTCTCGCCGACGGCGAGAGCGCCGCTGATCTTGCGAAAGCGCCGGCCCCGGCGAAGCCGGCTGCAGAAGCCGCGCCCGTCGCCAAGGCCGAGGCGCCTGCGCCGAAGCCCGCGGCGCCGTCCGCGCCGCAGGCTGTTGCCGAGCCGGATCCGGAAGTGCCCGCCGGCACCGAGATGGTGACGCAGACGATCCGCGAGGCGCTGCGCGATGCCATGGCCGAAGAGATGCGGCGCGACGCCGATGTCTTCGTGATGGGCGAGGAGGTCGCCGAATATCAGGGCGCCTACAAGGTCACGCAGGGCCTGCTCCAGGAATTCGGCGCCAGGCGCGTCATCGACACGCCGATCACCGAGCATGGCTTTGCCGGCATCGGCATCGGCGCGGCGATGGCCGGCCTGAAGCCGATCGTCGAGTTCATGACCTTCAACTTCGCCATGCAGGCGATGGACCAGATCATCAACTCCGCCGCGAAAACGCTCTATATGTCCGGCGGCCAGATGGGCTGCTCGATTGTGTTCCGCGGCCCCAACGGCGCCGCTGCGCGCGTTGCCGCCCAGCATAGCCAGGATTACTCGGCCTGGTACTCGCATATTCCGGGCCTCAAGGTGATCGCGCCGTATTCGGCCGCGGATGCCAAGGGCCTGCTCAAGGCCGCGATCCGCGATCCCAATCCGGTGATCTTCCTCGAGAACGAAGTTCTCTATGGCCACACCGGCGAGGTGCCGAAGCTCGCCGATTATGTGATCCCGATCGGCAAGGCGCGTATCGTGCGCTCGGGCAGCCACGTCAGCATCATCTCCTGGTCGAACGGCATGACCTACGCACTGAAGGCCGCTGACGAACTCGCCAAGGACGGCATCGAGGCCGAGGTGATCGACCTGCGCACGCTGCGTCCGATGGACACCGAGACCATCATCAACTCCGTGAAGAAGACCGGCCGTGCCGTCACGGTGGAGGAGGGCTGGGCCCAGAGCGGCGTCGGCGCCGAGATCGCCGCGCGCATCATGGAGCATGCCTTCGACTACCTGGACGCGCCGGTGACGCGCGTGTCCGGCAAGGACGTCCCGATGCCCTATGCCGCGAACCTGGAGAAGCTCGCGCTGCCCTCGGCAGCCGAAGTGGTCGAGGCCGCCAAAGCCGTCTGCTACAGGTAG
- the pdhA gene encoding pyruvate dehydrogenase (acetyl-transferring) E1 component subunit alpha has translation MAAPKKAAASAPQDKTNGGSPPEFTREQELKALRDMLLIRRFEEKAGQLYGMGAIGGFCHLYIGQEAVVVGMQMALKDGDQVITGYRDHGHMLATGMEANGVMAELTGRRGGYSKGKGGSMHMFSVEKKFYGGHGIVGAQVSLGAGLAFANHYRGNDNVAVTYFGDGAANQGQVYESFNMAELWKLPVIFVIENNRYAMGTAVSRASAQQDFSKRGLSFNIPGHQVDGMDVRAVKAAADEAVAWCRAGKGPVILEMQTYRYRGHSMSDPAKYRTREEVEKIRHDQDPIEQVRNRLLAAKVSEQDLKAIDAEVRDIVNASADFAQHDPEPDAAELWTDVYR, from the coding sequence ATGGCCGCACCCAAGAAAGCCGCCGCAAGCGCTCCACAGGACAAAACCAACGGCGGTTCGCCCCCGGAATTCACCAGAGAGCAGGAGCTCAAGGCGCTCCGCGACATGCTCCTGATCCGGCGGTTCGAGGAGAAAGCCGGCCAGCTCTACGGCATGGGCGCGATTGGCGGCTTCTGCCACCTCTATATCGGCCAGGAGGCCGTGGTGGTCGGCATGCAGATGGCGCTGAAGGACGGCGACCAGGTCATCACCGGCTATCGCGACCACGGCCATATGCTGGCCACCGGCATGGAGGCCAACGGCGTCATGGCCGAGCTCACCGGACGCCGCGGCGGCTATTCCAAGGGCAAGGGCGGCTCCATGCACATGTTCAGTGTGGAGAAGAAGTTTTACGGCGGCCACGGAATCGTTGGCGCCCAGGTCTCGCTCGGCGCGGGCCTCGCTTTCGCCAACCACTATCGCGGCAACGACAACGTCGCAGTCACCTATTTCGGCGATGGCGCGGCGAACCAGGGCCAGGTCTATGAGAGCTTCAACATGGCGGAGCTCTGGAAGCTTCCGGTGATCTTCGTCATCGAGAACAACCGCTACGCCATGGGCACGGCGGTGTCGCGCGCCTCGGCGCAGCAGGATTTCTCCAAGCGCGGCCTGTCGTTCAACATCCCCGGTCATCAGGTCGACGGCATGGATGTCCGCGCCGTGAAGGCCGCGGCCGATGAAGCGGTTGCCTGGTGCCGCGCTGGCAAGGGCCCGGTGATCCTGGAGATGCAGACCTACCGCTACCGCGGCCACTCGATGTCGGACCCTGCAAAATACCGCACGCGCGAGGAGGTCGAGAAGATCCGCCACGACCAGGATCCGATCGAGCAGGTGCGCAACCGCCTCCTGGCCGCCAAGGTAAGCGAGCAGGATCTGAAGGCGATCGACGCCGAGGTCCGCGACATCGTCAACGCTTCCGCCGATTTTGCCCAGCATGATCCCGAGCCAGATGCTGCCGAGCTCTGGACCGACGTTTACCGCTAA
- a CDS encoding glycerophosphodiester phosphodiesterase family protein: MKHSRSQLNSRVGAVLLGAAALAFLSPSMAFAQTGSAPAGAKNLLTLDGKPPLILGHRGLPGLVPEETEASYDLAAALGTDALEEDLHLTKDCVLVARHNPWLGDNTNIAEVAKTNPAVAARKRTVPGVRVKAPSSASTPADYLTDLTDPADPKSVLKSLIVDGEDHTNDWSITDFTMAELKEWVAGTTYDAANERPKVFNGKFPIVSFQDIIDIAKAKSKETGRPIAVYPETKNPTWNNAQAIANGCGGPGSHPLEDALIKIIKDNGLNAKEAPILVQSFEPGSLKYMRSRGLETRQVQLIDGNGVDFRNGKVLNDNITNSRPFDWTVAGDARLYDAMLTSEGLAEIKTYADGIGPWKPYIVPLRISPWKDSNADGTPYKGSTPEASTQEATSLVADAHKLGLFVHVFTFRNEKKYLAGDYHGNPSLEYLKFFRLGVDGVFTDFTHTGVDARAAYLRELGW, encoded by the coding sequence ATGAAGCACAGTCGTTCACAACTGAATTCTCGTGTTGGAGCGGTGCTGCTCGGTGCCGCGGCTTTGGCGTTCCTCTCACCGTCGATGGCTTTTGCACAGACCGGCTCGGCGCCAGCCGGCGCCAAGAACCTCCTGACCCTTGACGGAAAGCCGCCATTGATCCTCGGGCATCGCGGCCTGCCGGGGCTGGTGCCCGAAGAGACCGAGGCATCGTATGACCTTGCCGCGGCCCTCGGAACCGACGCGCTCGAAGAAGACCTGCACCTCACCAAGGATTGTGTATTGGTCGCGCGTCACAACCCTTGGCTGGGCGACAATACCAACATTGCCGAAGTGGCGAAGACCAATCCGGCGGTTGCGGCCCGCAAGCGCACGGTGCCCGGTGTGCGCGTCAAGGCCCCATCTTCCGCCAGCACGCCTGCTGACTACCTCACGGATCTCACCGATCCGGCCGACCCCAAATCGGTGCTGAAATCGCTGATCGTGGACGGCGAGGACCATACCAATGATTGGTCGATCACCGACTTCACCATGGCCGAGCTGAAGGAGTGGGTCGCCGGCACCACCTATGATGCGGCCAACGAAAGGCCGAAGGTCTTCAACGGCAAGTTCCCGATCGTCAGTTTCCAGGACATTATCGACATCGCCAAGGCCAAGAGCAAGGAGACGGGGCGTCCCATCGCCGTCTATCCGGAAACCAAGAATCCCACCTGGAACAATGCTCAGGCGATCGCCAATGGCTGCGGCGGGCCCGGCAGCCACCCGCTCGAGGATGCCCTGATCAAGATCATCAAGGACAACGGCCTCAACGCGAAGGAAGCTCCCATCCTTGTTCAGAGCTTCGAGCCCGGCAGCCTGAAATATATGCGCAGCCGTGGCCTGGAGACGCGGCAGGTCCAGCTCATCGATGGCAACGGTGTCGACTTCAGGAACGGGAAGGTCCTTAACGACAACATCACCAATTCGCGTCCATTCGACTGGACGGTTGCAGGTGACGCGCGCTTGTACGATGCGATGCTAACCTCTGAAGGTCTTGCGGAGATCAAGACCTACGCCGATGGCATCGGTCCGTGGAAGCCTTATATCGTTCCGCTCAGGATTTCTCCGTGGAAGGACAGCAATGCCGACGGCACTCCCTACAAGGGATCGACGCCGGAGGCTTCGACCCAGGAAGCAACCAGCCTCGTTGCCGACGCGCACAAGCTCGGCCTGTTCGTGCACGTTTTCACTTTCCGAAACGAGAAGAAGTATCTGGCTGGCGACTATCACGGCAATCCAAGCCTTGAATATCTAAAATTCTTTCGTCTCGGCGTGGATGGGGTCTTTACCGACTTCACGCATACCGGAGTTGATGCCCGGGCAGCCTACTTGCGAGAGCTGGGCTGGTGA
- the adh gene encoding aldehyde dehydrogenase, with product MNKVEFLSVTQVPFAARYDNLIGGKFVAPISGKYFDNASPVNGQVVCKIARSDHQDVEAALDAAHAAKAAWGRTSVAERAAILNKIADRMEENLERLAIAETWDNGKPIRETRAADLPLAIDHFRYFAGVVRAQEGSIGEIDHDTIAYHFHEPLGVVGQIIPWNFPLLMACWKLAPALAAGNCVVLKPAEQTPASIMVWAEIIADLLPPGVLNIVNGFGLEAGKPLASSPRIAKIAFTGETTTGRLIMQYASQNLIPVTLELGGKSPNIFFKDVTAEDDDFFDKAIEGFVMFALNQGEVCTCPSRALVHEDIYDRFMERALKRVAAIKQGDPRDADTMIGAQASGEQLEKILSYIDIGKKEGAKVLAGGGRASLGGDLAGGYYVQPTVFQGHNKMRIFQEEIFGPVVSVTTFKTDDEALAIANDTLYGLGAGVWSRDANRCYRFGRAIQAGRVWTNCYHAYPAHAAFGGYKQSGVGRETHKMMLDHYQQTKNLLVSYSPKKLGFF from the coding sequence ATGAATAAGGTCGAATTCCTCAGCGTCACACAAGTTCCCTTCGCCGCCCGCTACGACAATCTCATCGGCGGCAAATTCGTCGCGCCGATCTCCGGCAAGTATTTTGACAACGCCTCGCCCGTGAACGGTCAGGTCGTCTGCAAGATCGCGCGCTCCGATCACCAGGACGTCGAAGCCGCGCTCGACGCAGCGCACGCCGCCAAGGCCGCCTGGGGACGCACCAGCGTCGCCGAGCGCGCCGCGATCCTGAACAAGATAGCCGACCGCATGGAAGAGAATCTCGAGCGGCTCGCGATCGCCGAGACCTGGGACAACGGCAAGCCGATCCGCGAGACCCGTGCCGCCGACCTGCCACTGGCGATCGATCACTTCCGCTACTTCGCCGGCGTCGTGCGCGCCCAGGAAGGCTCGATCGGCGAGATCGATCACGACACGATCGCCTATCATTTCCACGAGCCGCTCGGCGTCGTGGGCCAGATCATCCCTTGGAACTTCCCGCTGCTGATGGCCTGCTGGAAGCTCGCGCCTGCGCTCGCCGCCGGCAATTGCGTGGTGCTCAAGCCCGCCGAGCAGACGCCGGCCTCGATCATGGTCTGGGCCGAGATCATCGCCGATCTGTTGCCGCCCGGCGTCCTCAACATCGTCAACGGCTTTGGCCTTGAAGCCGGCAAGCCGCTCGCGTCCAGCCCGCGCATCGCCAAGATCGCCTTCACGGGCGAAACCACGACGGGCCGGCTGATCATGCAATATGCCAGCCAGAACCTCATTCCCGTCACGCTCGAACTCGGCGGCAAGTCGCCGAACATTTTCTTCAAGGATGTCACCGCCGAAGACGACGATTTCTTCGACAAGGCGATCGAGGGCTTCGTCATGTTCGCTCTGAACCAGGGCGAGGTCTGTACCTGTCCGAGCCGCGCGCTGGTCCATGAGGACATCTACGACCGCTTCATGGAACGGGCGCTCAAGCGCGTCGCCGCGATCAAGCAGGGCGATCCGCGCGATGCCGACACCATGATCGGCGCCCAGGCCTCCGGCGAGCAGTTGGAGAAAATTCTTTCCTATATCGACATCGGCAAGAAGGAAGGGGCGAAGGTCCTGGCCGGCGGTGGCCGCGCCAGCCTCGGCGGCGATCTTGCGGGCGGCTACTACGTCCAGCCGACCGTGTTCCAGGGCCACAACAAGATGCGGATCTTCCAGGAGGAGATCTTCGGCCCCGTCGTCTCGGTCACGACCTTCAAGACCGACGACGAGGCGCTCGCGATCGCCAACGACACACTCTATGGCCTCGGTGCCGGTGTCTGGAGCCGCGACGCCAATCGCTGCTATCGCTTCGGCCGCGCTATCCAGGCAGGCCGGGTCTGGACCAACTGCTACCACGCCTATCCCGCGCATGCGGCGTTCGGCGGCTACAAGCAGTCGGGCGTCGGCCGCGAGACGCACAAGATGATGCTCGACCACTATCAGCAGACCAAGAACCTCCTGGTCAGCTACAGCCCGAAGAAGCTTGGCTTCTTCTGA
- a CDS encoding GAF domain-containing protein has product MNGQAQALGHHAARVEAAIASGQAARSALVASWRRSSRLHHLDPAGHRPPTRLTEAELYHVRERIAPLLSAAQGAMDRLYQAVGAAGCCVLLADRDGIPVDRRGTPADDPTFQSWGLWTGALWGEEHEGTNGIGTCLVEQRPLTIDRDQHFFTRNTLLSCTAVPIYDHDGMLAGVLDVSSCRADRTDAFANLIALAAGEAAKRIEADLFRNAFAHARIMLTPSADGHCGGLVAVDGDDLVIGATRSARVGLGIAPGRPLQPVPAADLLGGDTARDHLAGGQRAVLQRALLRAGGNVSAAAKALGVSRATLHRKLKRFELKH; this is encoded by the coding sequence ATGAATGGACAAGCGCAAGCGCTTGGGCATCACGCGGCCCGCGTCGAGGCCGCCATCGCGTCAGGCCAGGCGGCTCGCTCCGCGCTCGTGGCTTCATGGCGCCGCTCCTCCCGATTGCACCATCTCGATCCCGCAGGCCATCGGCCGCCGACCCGCCTCACCGAGGCTGAGCTGTACCACGTGCGCGAGCGGATCGCGCCACTGCTCAGCGCTGCCCAAGGCGCGATGGACCGGCTCTATCAGGCGGTCGGCGCTGCCGGCTGCTGTGTGCTGCTCGCCGATCGCGATGGCATTCCGGTCGATCGTCGCGGCACGCCAGCTGACGATCCCACGTTTCAATCCTGGGGCCTGTGGACCGGCGCGCTGTGGGGCGAGGAGCATGAGGGCACCAACGGCATCGGCACGTGCCTGGTTGAGCAGCGGCCGCTGACCATCGACCGCGATCAGCATTTCTTCACCCGCAACACGCTTCTGAGCTGCACCGCTGTCCCGATCTACGATCATGACGGGATGCTGGCCGGAGTGCTCGACGTCTCCTCCTGCCGCGCCGACCGCACGGACGCCTTCGCCAATCTGATCGCGCTCGCCGCGGGCGAAGCCGCAAAACGCATCGAGGCCGATCTGTTCCGCAACGCCTTTGCCCATGCCCGCATCATGCTGACCCCGTCAGCCGACGGTCATTGCGGCGGCCTCGTCGCGGTCGATGGCGACGATCTCGTGATAGGCGCGACAAGGTCCGCCCGGGTCGGACTTGGGATCGCGCCCGGCCGCCCGTTGCAGCCGGTGCCCGCAGCCGATCTTCTCGGTGGCGATACGGCACGCGACCACCTCGCCGGTGGCCAGCGCGCGGTCTTGCAGCGGGCGCTGTTGCGCGCGGGCGGCAATGTTTCCGCCGCCGCCAAGGCTCTCGGCGTCAGCCGCGCCACGCTGCACCGAAAACTCAAGCGCTTCGAGCTGAAGCACTGA
- a CDS encoding septum formation initiator family protein, whose amino-acid sequence MVTRARLKSILTGLALYAMAAAIVGYFGINAYTGKYGLNARQELDQEIVALTSELARLKRERAEGEQRVSLLRSEKIDPDMLDERARFQLQFVNPHDLVRMNNSN is encoded by the coding sequence ATGGTCACCCGTGCGCGCCTGAAATCGATTCTGACCGGCCTTGCCCTCTACGCCATGGCGGCCGCGATCGTCGGCTATTTCGGCATCAACGCCTATACCGGCAAATACGGTCTCAACGCCCGCCAGGAGCTCGACCAGGAGATCGTCGCGCTGACGAGCGAGCTTGCCCGGTTGAAGCGCGAGCGCGCCGAGGGTGAGCAGCGGGTGTCGCTGCTGCGCTCGGAAAAGATCGACCCCGACATGCTGGACGAGCGCGCCCGCTTCCAGCTCCAGTTCGTCAACCCGCACGACCTCGTGCGGATGAACAATTCGAACTAG
- a CDS encoding IS1182 family transposase, with product MMAADELFGDLPEQAKPQAGAAPLAAPRLREPQRDQIELRAVDIESLIGEDHPVRLIWSYVEELDLSELENRIKARGDRPGHPATSPRLLLALWLYATSEGVGSARALERLCESHDAYRWLCGGVSVNHHTLADFRVGCADLLDRLLCEHLAVLAKVGLVNLETLAQDGVRVRASAGAASFRREATLDRHLALAEAVVEDLKREVDARSDASNQRMKAAKERAARERRARVKAAQTALAEIKQQRKEREEKRGNGKKPKEPRASTTDADARVMKMADGGFRPAYNVQVMSAAGQPIVVDIKVCNTGSDRGLMRPMLERQRARPGGLPKDHLVDGGFGSAEDIEWAHAEGIDIFCPPTQSKHGTDPHLPRRGDGPGVLAWRARMASEEGKARYKPRSICECIHARWRNWDLRQLTVRGFEKVRAVVLWYALANNILQGNRLASA from the coding sequence ATGATGGCCGCTGATGAATTGTTTGGGGATCTGCCGGAGCAGGCAAAGCCGCAAGCCGGTGCGGCGCCGCTCGCAGCGCCGCGACTTCGTGAGCCCCAACGCGATCAAATCGAGTTGCGAGCAGTGGATATCGAGAGCCTGATCGGGGAAGACCATCCGGTGCGCCTGATCTGGTCCTATGTCGAGGAACTCGACCTGAGTGAGCTGGAGAACCGGATCAAAGCGCGGGGCGATCGGCCTGGTCACCCCGCGACATCGCCGCGGCTTTTGCTGGCGCTGTGGCTCTATGCCACCAGCGAGGGCGTCGGCAGCGCGCGCGCGTTGGAGCGGCTTTGCGAGAGCCATGACGCCTATCGTTGGCTGTGTGGCGGGGTGTCGGTGAACCATCACACGCTGGCGGACTTCCGGGTCGGTTGCGCCGACCTGCTCGACCGGCTGCTTTGCGAGCATTTGGCGGTGCTGGCGAAGGTCGGCCTCGTCAATCTGGAAACGCTGGCGCAGGACGGTGTTCGGGTCCGGGCCAGCGCCGGGGCCGCTTCGTTCCGGCGGGAGGCGACGCTCGATCGGCACCTGGCCTTGGCTGAGGCGGTGGTGGAAGACCTCAAACGCGAGGTTGACGCTCGTTCGGATGCTAGCAATCAGCGCATGAAGGCCGCCAAGGAGCGCGCCGCGCGTGAGCGCAGAGCGCGCGTCAAAGCGGCGCAGACGGCGCTCGCCGAAATCAAGCAGCAGCGCAAGGAGCGCGAAGAAAAGCGCGGCAACGGCAAGAAGCCGAAAGAGCCGCGGGCCTCCACGACGGACGCCGACGCACGGGTCATGAAGATGGCCGACGGCGGCTTCCGCCCCGCCTACAACGTGCAGGTGATGAGTGCCGCCGGCCAGCCGATCGTCGTTGACATCAAGGTCTGCAACACCGGGTCCGACCGCGGCCTGATGCGGCCCATGCTGGAGCGGCAGCGCGCGCGTCCTGGCGGGTTGCCCAAGGACCATCTCGTCGATGGCGGCTTTGGCAGTGCCGAGGACATCGAGTGGGCGCACGCCGAGGGCATCGATATCTTTTGCCCGCCCACTCAATCCAAGCACGGCACCGATCCCCATCTACCGCGACGCGGCGACGGCCCGGGGGTGTTGGCCTGGCGTGCGCGCATGGCGAGCGAAGAGGGCAAGGCCCGATACAAGCCCCGGTCGATTTGCGAGTGCATACATGCCCGCTGGCGCAACTGGGACCTGCGCCAATTGACCGTGCGCGGCTTCGAAAAGGTCCGCGCCGTCGTGCTCTGGTACGCCCTCGCCAACAACATCCTGCAAGGCAACCGCCTCGCTAGCGCATAG
- a CDS encoding NADPH-dependent FMN reductase, which yields MAYHIVTLVGSLRKEGFSIRIANALAKLAPSSLSLEVVTPAGISFFNQDLEAAPPADWLAFREKLQKSNGVLFITPEYNRSIPGVLKNAIDVASRPYGKSSFSGKPVGIIANSPGPLGGVSAAKHLQNILPGIAGPILQQPEIYLNGVGDAFDAAGNLTKDSLKTVLQQYLDAFAAHVAKG from the coding sequence ATGGCCTATCACATCGTCACGCTCGTCGGCAGCCTGCGCAAGGAAGGCTTTTCCATCAGGATCGCCAACGCGCTCGCCAAGCTGGCGCCAAGCTCGCTTTCGCTCGAGGTCGTCACACCCGCCGGCATCTCGTTCTTCAACCAGGATCTGGAAGCGGCTCCCCCGGCCGACTGGCTGGCCTTCCGCGAAAAGCTCCAGAAGTCGAACGGCGTGCTGTTCATCACACCGGAATACAATCGCTCGATCCCGGGTGTCCTCAAGAACGCCATCGACGTCGCCTCGCGCCCCTATGGCAAGAGCTCGTTCAGCGGCAAGCCGGTCGGCATCATCGCCAACTCGCCTGGCCCGCTGGGGGGCGTCAGCGCCGCAAAGCACCTTCAGAACATCCTGCCCGGCATCGCCGGTCCGATCCTCCAGCAGCCGGAAATCTACCTCAACGGCGTCGGCGACGCCTTTGACGCCGCGGGCAACCTGACCAAGGACTCGCTGAAGACCGTCCTGCAGCAGTACCTCGACGCCTTCGCCGCGCACGTCGCGAAGGGGTGA
- a CDS encoding MBL fold metallo-hydrolase, with the protein MTELNRRDVLAGAAALGAAGFSRLGRTAANAAVPQSGTQVPGFYRYKVGSFECTSINDGARTFPMPDKFVTNVPKDEALAAGDAAYMPKGMVTVPYNPQLINTGSKLVLIDTGNGVANLEPSKGAVGRTLQNLAAAGVDPKSIDIVLLSHMHGDHINGVRAADGSIAFPNAEIMVPTKEWEFWTSEENAAKAQSSEMMKNNFANVKKVFAGIGSKVTKYEWGKEVAPGITSIATPGHTPGHTSFAVASGNSKVLIQSDVTNIPELFLRNPDWHVMFDVDPATAQETRHKFYDMVAAEKATVVGFHFTFPSIGHVEKDGANYRLIPSAWNPTI; encoded by the coding sequence ATGACCGAACTCAACCGCCGTGACGTGCTTGCCGGCGCCGCCGCACTCGGTGCGGCCGGCTTCTCGCGCCTGGGCAGGACGGCTGCCAATGCCGCAGTGCCGCAAAGCGGCACGCAGGTGCCGGGCTTCTACCGCTACAAGGTCGGCTCCTTCGAATGTACCTCGATCAATGACGGGGCGCGCACCTTCCCGATGCCCGACAAGTTCGTCACCAACGTGCCGAAGGACGAGGCGCTGGCCGCCGGCGATGCGGCCTATATGCCCAAGGGCATGGTGACGGTGCCCTACAACCCGCAGCTGATCAACACCGGCTCCAAGCTCGTGCTGATCGACACCGGCAACGGCGTTGCCAATCTCGAGCCGAGCAAGGGCGCGGTGGGGCGGACCCTGCAAAACCTCGCGGCCGCCGGCGTCGATCCGAAGAGCATCGACATCGTGCTGCTCTCGCACATGCATGGCGATCACATCAATGGCGTCCGCGCCGCCGACGGCTCGATCGCATTCCCGAATGCTGAGATCATGGTGCCGACGAAGGAGTGGGAGTTCTGGACCAGCGAGGAGAACGCGGCCAAGGCGCAGTCCAGCGAGATGATGAAGAACAACTTTGCGAACGTGAAGAAGGTTTTTGCGGGCATCGGGTCCAAGGTGACGAAGTACGAGTGGGGCAAGGAGGTCGCGCCCGGTATCACCTCGATCGCAACGCCTGGTCATACCCCCGGCCATACCTCGTTCGCGGTTGCATCGGGAAATTCCAAGGTGTTGATCCAATCCGACGTCACCAACATTCCGGAATTGTTCCTGCGCAATCCGGACTGGCACGTCATGTTCGACGTCGATCCAGCGACGGCGCAGGAGACGCGCCACAAGTTCTACGACATGGTGGCGGCCGAGAAGGCCACCGTGGTCGGCTTCCACTTCACCTTCCCGTCGATTGGCCATGTCGAGAAGGACGGCGCCAATTATCGTCTGATCCCGTCGGCCTGGAATCCGACGATCTGA